ATAATTATAACTATGGGGACAGCAATTGCTGTTAAGATCTTGGGGCTTGGAAGCGTTGGATCTGGAAAAGAATAGAGTCCAAGTTCATGGAGTACCACGGACGTTAATACAGTTATAAAGGCATACGCATAACTCAGAGGAGTTAGCGGAAATACAATCATGTGCGCTATTGAGAGTAGAGGGAGTGGAGGAATGAATATTCCAAGGAGTCCAGATAGAATACCCAGAATTCCAGTATAAAGCGCTCTTGTAAATTTTCCAGAGGGAAGAGGTGATATCCTCAGGGCCAATACCAGGCTAAACGCTGAAAGGATTAAGATGTTAATTGGTGTGAGTCCTTCTCTTACCTGAGGATCCATTAGGAATAGGCCAAGGATCAAAAACCCCATTTCTCTAGCAAATTTTGGTGCTAATGTAAATACCGCCGGTATTAAAATTATCATGGGAAAATACTTCTGTGGAAGAAGAAGCACATATAAAAGGGATGCTATAATCAGATACTGACTTTCTTTTGAATCCCAGATGATCGTAATTAGCAATACTGGAGCTAAAATTAAAATTAAGATCGTTAGTGATATCAAAAGCAACACCCCGATGTAGCCTGATCCAGCGCGGCCCCATCGCTTCGGCTTCAGCCGGCCTGAGCCGCGCAAAGAATGATAAGAAGCAGGATATTAAAAACTTTAATATACTAACTTAACGTTAACCTGAACTATTTCAGGGCTTATTGTGTTACCTCTTACCGTCTTCTTCCTCCTCTCACCCTTCTCCCTTGGTCTAAATCCCGGTCCCTTTGAAAGGAGTATCCTAACTCTCCTTGGCCCATGTACGTCTGGTCTCATTGGGAAGCCGTCTTTGTCAGTTCCTCCCCTAATTTCCATTTTTACATCTTCTGGAAACTCCTTGCCAAATACTGCGTTTAGGTCTATTCCAAGCTCTTTAACTGGTATTTGGTCTCCTATCTTCTTTCCTATGAGCTTCTCTGCAGCATCTCCAGTGATTTCAATCTGCTTTGCTATCCCGCTCTTTGGGTCAGATATAACCAACTTGAACGTCGCCATTTCCTCCCACCTCCACTTTCATCAGCGGGATTCATCGGGTTCCCCCTTAGCCC
This window of the Pyrococcus kukulkanii genome carries:
- a CDS encoding 30S ribosomal protein S6e, producing MATFKLVISDPKSGIAKQIEITGDAAEKLIGKKIGDQIPVKELGIDLNAVFGKEFPEDVKMEIRGGTDKDGFPMRPDVHGPRRVRILLSKGPGFRPREKGERRKKTVRGNTISPEIVQVNVKLVY